In uncultured Methanobacterium sp., a genomic segment contains:
- a CDS encoding SAM-dependent methyltransferase has product MEKRIENKISRTAEFTCLIRAFSFHEKSPHYKSFDNIAPKLIPKFFSPVVKIDFLRNIFKKKFFPPGMYEYVIARTKFIDTVFQGAITNDFDQILIFGAGFDSRGIRFQGSNRKTVFFELDAPVTQKSKIDQLKKRGVVINPNIVFISIDFNKESLKDKLLEYGFDKNKKSLFILEGLTMYLDSEAIDNTFNIINEFAGASSEIVFDYVYSSVLRGENLYYGESEVFEGVKKENEPWSFGIEKGELRLFLETKNLHLIRSLTSENLEREYFKDEDGNIIGKVNGTHCISYARK; this is encoded by the coding sequence ATGGAGAAAAGAATCGAAAACAAGATTTCAAGAACTGCTGAATTTACCTGTTTAATAAGAGCTTTCTCTTTTCATGAAAAATCACCCCATTATAAGAGTTTTGATAACATAGCTCCTAAATTAATTCCTAAATTCTTTTCACCCGTTGTTAAAATTGATTTTTTAAGAAATATTTTTAAAAAGAAATTTTTCCCTCCAGGTATGTATGAATATGTAATTGCCAGAACAAAGTTCATTGATACTGTTTTTCAAGGGGCAATTACCAATGATTTTGATCAAATATTGATATTTGGTGCTGGTTTTGATTCCAGGGGAATACGGTTTCAAGGCTCAAACCGGAAAACAGTATTTTTTGAATTGGACGCACCAGTTACACAAAAATCAAAAATTGATCAACTTAAAAAGAGGGGAGTTGTAATAAATCCAAACATCGTCTTCATTTCTATTGATTTTAATAAAGAATCCCTTAAAGACAAATTATTGGAATATGGGTTTGATAAAAATAAAAAATCCCTCTTCATTCTGGAAGGGTTAACAATGTACCTGGACAGTGAAGCCATTGATAATACCTTCAATATAATAAATGAATTTGCAGGAGCAAGTAGTGAAATTGTTTTTGATTACGTTTACTCCTCTGTTTTAAGGGGTGAAAATCTTTACTATGGTGAATCTGAAGTTTTCGAAGGGGTTAAAAAAGAAAATGAACCCTGGTCTTTTGGAATAGAAAAAGGGGAACTAAGATTATTTTTAGAAACTAAAAATCTTCACTTAATACGAAGTTTAACCTCCGAAAACTTAGAAAGAGAATATTTTAAAGATGAAGATGGAAACATAATAGGAAAAGTAAATGGCACGCACTGCATTTCTTACGCGAGGAAATAA
- the hemB gene encoding porphobilinogen synthase, which produces MQFPTRRMRRLRKTPQIRKILRETTLNAEDFIYPLFIKEELEEGAGEHIDTMPGQYRYSLEDAVEEAKRLEKLGLQSVLLFGMPEEKDELGTSAYAEDGIVQQTVRRLKAETDLVVITDVCLCQYTTHGHCGIVEKGEILNDESLRLLAKTALSHAEAGADIVAPSDMMDGRVEAIREMLDDGGFQDTLIMSYAAKYASSFYAPFRDAVCSAPSFGDRKTHQMNPANIEEAILEVELDLNEGADIVIIKPAMAYLDVIHQVKEEFRMPTAAYQVSGEYSMLKAGIEAEYLTNDAIYESLLSIKRAGADLIISHFAPDFLEGKLDEGC; this is translated from the coding sequence ATGCAATTTCCAACCCGTCGCATGCGCAGACTAAGAAAAACACCCCAAATAAGGAAAATTCTCCGAGAAACAACTTTAAACGCGGAAGATTTCATTTATCCGCTTTTTATTAAAGAAGAACTGGAAGAAGGGGCAGGGGAGCACATTGACACCATGCCAGGCCAGTACCGTTACAGCTTAGAAGATGCAGTAGAAGAAGCAAAGCGACTGGAAAAATTGGGCCTTCAATCAGTCCTTTTATTTGGAATGCCAGAAGAAAAGGATGAACTGGGAACATCTGCCTATGCAGAAGATGGGATAGTTCAGCAGACTGTAAGGCGCTTGAAAGCAGAGACTGATCTGGTGGTTATCACCGATGTTTGCCTCTGCCAGTACACAACCCATGGACACTGCGGAATAGTGGAAAAAGGAGAGATCCTCAACGATGAAAGCCTGCGTTTACTGGCTAAAACCGCTCTTTCTCATGCTGAAGCCGGTGCAGACATAGTAGCCCCATCAGATATGATGGATGGCAGGGTGGAAGCCATCCGTGAAATGTTAGATGATGGAGGCTTCCAGGACACACTGATCATGTCCTATGCTGCTAAGTACGCATCAAGTTTCTACGCACCATTCCGGGATGCAGTTTGTTCTGCACCTTCATTTGGGGATCGTAAAACCCATCAGATGAACCCGGCTAATATTGAGGAAGCTATTTTAGAAGTGGAATTAGACCTCAATGAAGGAGCAGACATTGTAATAATAAAACCAGCCATGGCTTATCTGGATGTGATCCATCAGGTTAAGGAAGAGTTCAGGATGCCCACCGCAGCATACCAGGTTAGTGGAGAGTATTCCATGTTAAAAGCTGGAATAGAAGCAGAATATCTCACAAACGATGCTATTTATGAGTCTTTACTATCCATTAAAAGAGCTGGAGCTGATCTAATTATATCCCACTTCGCACCTGACTTTTTAGAAGGAAAACTGGATGAAGGCTGTTAA
- a CDS encoding DUF2121 domain-containing protein, with the protein MSLIITYVGSKGCVMAGDKRSIGFLGDKQQRELLEEEMYTGKIKTTEELHKRAKELEINLKITDNVEKVRNLGEVLVGEVKLRTTLETRRKRIYGTSSGYHQVELTGSEIKNVKSGQSSIVIFGNKITKEIANKHLKKHWKSKTNLNEVGKIFRKIMEDVAQLTPTVSSQYDIFTVHPQLDHKQAMELLRTTMIEDVKQLQKWREDLKQEMLEKSRDIQMASRILTKGEVGRVRKTEGNEVEVILSPGVEALNTRWELLAGPGETITMKLSDHTSLNLGDLVIIEDENLCIKKDKTGLSCDIILCKSDE; encoded by the coding sequence ATGAGCCTGATTATAACATATGTTGGAAGTAAAGGTTGCGTGATGGCCGGTGACAAACGCAGTATAGGTTTTCTGGGAGACAAACAACAGAGAGAACTATTAGAAGAAGAGATGTACACCGGTAAAATAAAAACCACCGAAGAACTCCATAAAAGAGCAAAAGAATTGGAAATAAATCTGAAAATTACTGATAATGTTGAAAAAGTGCGTAATCTGGGTGAAGTTTTGGTGGGTGAGGTGAAACTTCGAACTACTCTTGAAACCAGGCGGAAAAGGATATATGGTACTAGCAGTGGTTACCACCAGGTTGAACTTACCGGATCCGAAATAAAAAATGTCAAGAGTGGTCAAAGTTCAATCGTTATTTTTGGAAACAAAATTACCAAGGAAATTGCCAATAAACACCTTAAAAAACACTGGAAATCAAAAACAAACCTGAATGAAGTTGGTAAAATATTTAGGAAAATTATGGAAGATGTGGCACAACTTACACCTACTGTGAGCAGCCAATACGATATTTTCACTGTTCACCCCCAACTGGACCATAAACAGGCCATGGAACTTTTGAGAACCACCATGATCGAGGATGTTAAACAACTGCAGAAATGGCGTGAAGATCTTAAACAGGAAATGTTAGAAAAGTCAAGAGATATTCAAATGGCTTCAAGAATCTTAACCAAGGGTGAAGTGGGAAGGGTCCGCAAAACAGAAGGAAATGAAGTGGAAGTAATACTTTCACCCGGTGTTGAGGCATTGAATACCCGGTGGGAACTCCTTGCGGGTCCAGGAGAAACTATCACCATGAAACTGAGTGATCACACATCCCTTAACCTGGGTGATCTGGTGATAATTGAAGATGAAAATCTATGCATTAAAAAGGATAAAACAGGCCTAAGTTGTGATATCATACTCTGTAAATCGGATGAATAA
- a CDS encoding triphosphoribosyl-dephospho-CoA synthase, with the protein MESSYVAKCAQIASVLEVSGHPKPGNVHRTRNFPDMVFEDFLLSGIAIGKVMEKAAERGYKYRNRSEKWDKMGLGELILEAVTETDRWVANNTNLGIVMLLTPISVVAGMFEDIKSGETENISISESGTENTGMIQRGTEGSIEIWNSFRERIDQIIRSTTSEDAVNLYRAINIADAGGMGQQDDLDVAADSSLQKLRDENVNMFSVLEMSAEWDKLSYELTHKMPVTFETGYPTFKKIKSKYEINQATVHTFLTILSEIPDTLISRKFGDQKAEEVRTRAKSILKEGGILTSRAVSLVEKFDQELIDNGLNPGTTADFTASSIMVAYLDGYSDYKAKLR; encoded by the coding sequence TTGGAATCCAGTTATGTTGCAAAATGTGCTCAGATAGCTTCCGTACTTGAGGTGAGCGGGCATCCAAAACCAGGTAATGTGCACCGAACCCGAAACTTTCCAGACATGGTCTTTGAGGATTTTCTTCTCAGTGGAATAGCTATTGGAAAGGTTATGGAAAAAGCTGCAGAAAGAGGATACAAATACCGTAACCGGTCCGAAAAATGGGATAAAATGGGGTTAGGTGAACTGATCCTTGAGGCGGTAACTGAAACCGACCGCTGGGTGGCTAATAACACTAACCTGGGCATTGTAATGTTACTTACCCCTATTTCAGTAGTAGCCGGGATGTTTGAGGATATAAAAAGTGGTGAAACAGAAAATATCAGTATTTCTGAAAGTGGAACTGAAAATACTGGCATGATTCAAAGAGGAACTGAAGGGTCAATTGAAATCTGGAATAGTTTCAGGGAGAGAATTGACCAGATCATAAGATCCACCACTTCTGAAGATGCAGTAAACCTTTACCGTGCTATTAACATTGCCGATGCAGGAGGAATGGGTCAGCAGGATGATCTGGATGTGGCAGCAGATAGTTCTCTCCAGAAGCTGCGGGATGAAAATGTTAACATGTTCAGTGTGCTGGAGATGTCAGCTGAATGGGATAAACTATCATACGAGCTCACTCATAAAATGCCAGTTACCTTTGAAACAGGATACCCTACATTTAAAAAAATTAAATCAAAATATGAAATCAATCAGGCCACGGTGCATACATTCCTAACCATTTTATCCGAGATTCCAGATACTCTCATCAGCCGCAAGTTCGGAGACCAAAAGGCAGAGGAAGTTAGAACCCGGGCAAAATCTATATTGAAAGAAGGTGGAATATTAACCAGTAGGGCAGTATCTCTGGTGGAAAAATTTGACCAGGAACTAATAGATAATGGTTTAAACCCAGGCACCACTGCAGATTTCACTGCTTCATCAATCATGGTGGCCTATCTTGATGGCTACAGTGATTATAAAGCCAAGCTTCGATGA
- the aroC gene encoding chorismate synthase, with protein sequence MAGNTTGNLFKVTTFGSSHGTALGAVVDGCPAGLELSSEDIQRELDRRRPGTSKITTPRGETDQVEVLSGIFEGKTDGTPITGVVYNKDADSSAYEPFRNKPRPGHGDYTWTAKYGFYDYRGGGRGSGRTTIGHVIGGAVAKKLLEKLDIRVVSHVTQVGDVKAQHVAYSNIEEYAGQNMVRCADQKAAKIMEDKILDAKEKGDSLGGVVETIAFGVPAGLGEPVFDKLDADLAKALMGIGAVKGVEIGFGFQLAESTASVTNDEYYFEGEQIKTTTNTSGGIVGGISNGMPIVTRMAVKPTPSISTIQKTVDLEKMEETEIQIKGRHDPCICPRVTPVAESAVAMVLADHLLRSGFISPRHV encoded by the coding sequence ATGGCCGGAAACACCACAGGGAATTTATTCAAGGTAACTACCTTCGGGTCCAGCCACGGCACTGCACTGGGGGCAGTGGTTGATGGTTGCCCGGCGGGTTTGGAACTATCATCTGAGGACATACAAAGGGAACTGGATCGACGGAGGCCAGGGACCAGTAAAATCACCACTCCTAGGGGAGAAACAGACCAGGTTGAAGTTTTATCCGGGATCTTTGAGGGTAAAACAGATGGCACACCCATAACTGGTGTGGTGTACAATAAAGATGCTGATTCATCTGCATATGAGCCATTCCGTAATAAACCAAGACCCGGGCACGGTGATTACACTTGGACTGCCAAGTACGGATTTTATGATTACCGTGGTGGTGGCCGTGGTAGTGGTCGGACCACTATTGGTCATGTGATCGGGGGTGCAGTGGCCAAAAAGCTCCTGGAAAAACTGGATATCCGGGTTGTTTCCCATGTAACCCAAGTGGGTGATGTGAAGGCCCAGCATGTTGCTTACAGCAACATTGAAGAGTACGCAGGGCAAAACATGGTGCGTTGTGCTGACCAGAAGGCAGCAAAAATCATGGAAGATAAGATCCTGGATGCTAAGGAAAAAGGAGATTCTCTGGGTGGTGTGGTGGAAACCATAGCCTTCGGTGTTCCTGCGGGACTGGGAGAACCGGTTTTTGATAAACTCGACGCAGATCTAGCCAAGGCACTAATGGGAATCGGAGCAGTGAAAGGTGTGGAAATTGGATTCGGCTTCCAGTTAGCTGAATCCACGGCCAGTGTCACCAATGATGAGTACTACTTTGAAGGAGAACAGATCAAAACCACTACCAACACTAGTGGCGGTATTGTGGGTGGAATATCCAATGGTATGCCAATTGTAACCAGAATGGCAGTAAAGCCCACCCCATCCATCAGTACGATTCAAAAAACAGTTGATCTGGAGAAGATGGAAGAAACTGAGATCCAGATAAAAGGTCGGCATGACCCCTGTATTTGTCCCAGGGTCACTCCAGTGGCTGAATCTGCTGTGGCAATGGTTTTAGCAGACCACCTGTTGAGATCTGGATTTATTAGTCCCAGACATGTTTAG
- a CDS encoding GNAT family N-acetyltransferase, producing the protein MRIKCDKCLLREWNLSDVPSLVANANNSSIAANMRDGFPYPYTAEHGEAWINVSDSDDPQHNFAITINNQAVGGIGLAPGNDIERISAELGYWLGEKFWGKGITSSAIKGIIEYGFSQLGLERIFAKPFEHNTASRRVLETNNFIQEGILKRSVIKHNKIHNQALYAITKISE; encoded by the coding sequence ATGAGAATTAAGTGTGATAAATGTCTTTTAAGAGAATGGAACTTATCGGATGTTCCTAGTTTAGTAGCCAATGCTAACAATTCCAGTATTGCTGCTAACATGAGGGATGGTTTCCCCTATCCCTACACCGCAGAACACGGTGAAGCATGGATCAACGTATCTGATAGTGATGATCCACAGCATAATTTCGCCATCACCATTAACAACCAGGCAGTGGGAGGCATAGGACTTGCTCCCGGTAATGACATCGAAAGAATCTCAGCCGAACTCGGCTACTGGTTAGGTGAAAAATTCTGGGGAAAAGGAATAACCTCTTCTGCCATAAAAGGAATCATCGAATACGGATTCAGCCAATTAGGACTCGAAAGGATATTTGCCAAACCCTTTGAACATAACACTGCTTCCCGGAGAGTGTTGGAGACAAATAATTTCATCCAGGAAGGTATTTTAAAAAGAAGTGTTATTAAACACAATAAAATTCATAACCAGGCATTGTATGCCATTACAAAAATCAGTGAATGA
- a CDS encoding phenylalanine--tRNA ligase subunit alpha, whose product MLDKIINEMHLYEKKVLKALGEAGGQDIPEDVAKSTKLDIKQVMSASGALESKGIIEIERDVEEVLSLGPSGSTYAQEGLPERKILEALHQEQTIHMKDLAQKSGIDQSEVKIAIGWIMKKGWAVLDKGNVTITADGEKALEKPGIDEILLKTIMDSTKILTLGGLSNSLNEGFQQLKKRKGLINLNKNSSYTLIVTEKGQNILDHGFEIREEATQLTHEQLKTDSWKNLHYRGYDIQAEHPIIFPGKMHPLQRTIQEIRRIFLNLGFTESRGTILESAFWNFDCLFQPQDHAAREMQDTFYVKSPKSTQLPSDEMVQKVSQTHEDGGATGSEGWGYHWDVDVAMQSVLRTHTTCVSARYLAENEPPLKMFSVGRVFRRETITYKHLPEFHQVEGIVASEDINFKNLLGIIKEFYHQMGFEVRFRPAYFPYTYLSTECEIYLPEKESWIELGGSGMFRPEVLEPLGIETPVAAFGLGIERLAMIQLGIKDIRQLYQSDLGWLRKLPVTQTYK is encoded by the coding sequence ATGTTAGATAAGATAATAAATGAAATGCACCTCTATGAAAAGAAAGTTTTAAAAGCATTGGGGGAAGCAGGAGGCCAGGACATACCAGAAGACGTGGCAAAAAGTACGAAACTGGATATAAAACAGGTTATGAGTGCTTCAGGGGCCCTGGAATCCAAAGGAATCATAGAAATAGAACGTGACGTTGAGGAAGTGCTCAGCCTAGGTCCTTCAGGATCTACATATGCTCAGGAAGGATTACCAGAAAGGAAAATCTTAGAAGCACTCCATCAAGAACAGACCATCCATATGAAAGATCTGGCCCAAAAATCAGGAATAGACCAGTCCGAAGTTAAAATAGCCATTGGATGGATCATGAAGAAAGGTTGGGCAGTACTCGATAAAGGAAATGTTACCATAACAGCAGATGGTGAAAAAGCCCTAGAAAAACCTGGTATTGATGAGATCCTCCTTAAGACCATTATGGATTCCACCAAAATCTTAACGCTGGGTGGCCTGTCAAACTCCCTTAACGAAGGATTTCAACAACTTAAAAAAAGGAAAGGACTCATTAATTTAAATAAAAATTCTAGTTATACTTTAATTGTTACTGAAAAAGGTCAGAATATCCTGGATCATGGTTTTGAAATACGTGAAGAAGCCACTCAACTTACCCATGAGCAGCTTAAAACTGATTCTTGGAAGAATTTACACTACCGTGGTTACGATATTCAGGCAGAACACCCCATTATATTCCCGGGGAAAATGCATCCCCTGCAGAGGACCATTCAGGAGATACGTCGCATATTCCTGAACCTGGGTTTCACTGAATCAAGGGGAACTATTCTTGAATCAGCCTTCTGGAACTTTGACTGTCTCTTCCAGCCCCAGGACCATGCTGCCAGGGAAATGCAGGATACTTTCTATGTTAAATCTCCAAAAAGCACCCAGCTACCATCTGATGAAATGGTGCAGAAGGTAAGTCAGACTCATGAAGATGGTGGTGCCACCGGTAGTGAGGGATGGGGTTATCACTGGGATGTGGATGTAGCCATGCAATCCGTGCTCAGAACCCATACCACATGTGTATCAGCCCGTTACCTTGCAGAGAATGAACCACCCCTAAAGATGTTCTCAGTGGGCCGTGTATTCCGCCGTGAAACCATAACCTACAAGCACCTCCCTGAATTCCATCAGGTAGAGGGTATTGTAGCCAGTGAGGATATAAACTTCAAGAACCTCCTGGGAATAATCAAGGAATTCTACCATCAGATGGGCTTTGAAGTTCGCTTTCGACCGGCATATTTCCCCTACACTTACCTGTCCACTGAATGTGAGATTTACCTGCCTGAGAAGGAGAGCTGGATCGAATTGGGAGGATCCGGAATGTTCCGTCCCGAGGTCTTAGAACCACTGGGAATAGAAACACCAGTAGCTGCTTTTGGCCTGGGAATTGAACGACTGGCCATGATACAATTGGGGATCAAGGATATCCGGCAGTTATATCAGAGTGACCTGGGATGGCTGCGTAAATTACCAGTAACTCAGACTTACAAGTGA
- a CDS encoding methanogen output domain 1-containing protein, which yields MAKSRILVVEDEAIVAMGIKQKLEDLGHQVVDIVFTGEDAVQTALNKQPELILMDIVLKGSMDGIEAAAKIRNQLDIPVIYLTAYSDEEVLERARMTEPYGYIIKPFKKSELNANIEMALYKHAEDQKKSETVKKQILADFYDFILNSLPTTADQSEAEIRDTLLNIFASRLEEDMRPRFELELGDIVEEQNLNDLESIYNAYLDWVAKLFADFGVQTKIEAKGRVHLFEFLNCPWIEDAKKKPVFCLNCQSIMQQTFDWTGMEGNVEKKATIADGSDKCIFKFKVPFMEKEK from the coding sequence ATGGCCAAATCCCGTATACTTGTGGTTGAAGACGAAGCAATAGTTGCAATGGGTATTAAACAAAAATTAGAAGACTTAGGTCATCAAGTAGTGGATATTGTTTTCACTGGGGAGGATGCTGTACAAACAGCACTAAATAAGCAACCAGAGCTAATTTTAATGGATATTGTCCTAAAAGGAAGTATGGATGGTATAGAAGCTGCTGCTAAAATACGTAATCAGCTGGATATCCCTGTAATCTACTTGACAGCCTATTCCGATGAGGAGGTTCTGGAAAGGGCACGTATGACCGAACCATATGGATACATAATCAAACCATTTAAAAAAAGCGAATTGAATGCTAATATAGAAATGGCCCTTTACAAACATGCCGAAGACCAAAAAAAGAGCGAAACTGTTAAAAAACAGATATTGGCAGATTTTTATGATTTCATACTCAACTCCCTGCCTACCACTGCAGATCAGTCCGAGGCCGAGATCAGAGATACACTCCTGAACATATTCGCATCACGCCTGGAAGAAGATATGAGGCCCCGTTTTGAGCTTGAACTGGGAGATATTGTTGAAGAACAGAATTTAAATGATCTGGAAAGTATCTACAATGCCTACCTTGATTGGGTTGCCAAACTCTTTGCAGATTTTGGTGTTCAAACCAAAATTGAAGCCAAAGGCCGTGTGCATCTATTTGAATTCCTTAACTGCCCCTGGATTGAAGATGCCAAGAAAAAACCTGTGTTCTGCCTTAACTGCCAGTCAATAATGCAACAAACATTTGATTGGACTGGTATGGAAGGTAATGTAGAAAAAAAAGCTACCATTGCTGATGGTTCTGATAAATGTATCTTTAAATTCAAGGTTCCATTCATGGAAAAAGAAAAATAA
- a CDS encoding endonuclease III domain-containing protein, giving the protein MKESIIFKIYEKLYHIYGPQGWWPLMDLETENPDKIGATQGYHPLDYDLPGTPEQKYEIILGTILTQNTAWTSAEKALENLKKLDVIHPERFILLDDETLKNAVRPAGFLNQKSVYLKNISQFFLSLKGKTPTRREILKVKGVGNETADSILLYAYRKPEFVIDAYTKRIFSNLGLVDEKITYMDLKKLFENNLPEDVPIYQEYHALIVEHAKRYYRKKPYSEILDINK; this is encoded by the coding sequence ATGAAAGAATCAATAATTTTCAAGATATATGAAAAACTTTACCATATTTATGGTCCCCAGGGATGGTGGCCATTGATGGACCTAGAAACTGAAAATCCAGATAAAATCGGGGCCACTCAGGGTTATCATCCATTGGATTATGATTTACCCGGAACACCAGAACAGAAGTATGAAATTATTTTGGGCACTATTCTAACCCAGAACACCGCCTGGACCTCTGCTGAAAAGGCCCTGGAAAATCTGAAAAAACTGGACGTGATTCATCCAGAAAGATTTATTTTACTGGATGATGAAACATTAAAAAATGCTGTGCGTCCTGCAGGATTTTTAAACCAGAAATCAGTTTATCTTAAGAATATTAGCCAGTTTTTCCTGTCATTAAAGGGTAAAACACCCACACGAAGGGAGATTTTGAAGGTTAAGGGTGTTGGAAATGAGACTGCAGATTCCATATTACTCTATGCTTACAGGAAACCTGAATTTGTAATTGATGCTTACACCAAAAGGATTTTCAGCAATTTAGGATTGGTAGATGAAAAAATAACTTATATGGACTTGAAAAAGCTTTTTGAAAATAATTTACCGGAAGATGTGCCGATCTACCAGGAATACCATGCATTGATAGTGGAACATGCCAAAAGGTACTACCGTAAAAAACCCTACAGTGAAATTTTAGATATTAACAAATAG
- a CDS encoding DUF362 domain-containing protein, translating into MAKNGYSKVFLTKDTSRISGIKKVLHSFKLDNFKGKNVALKANFNSADPFPASTHPETLKSLIDYLEKSGAESITLLERSGMGNTHDILEKRGVFKLSREMDFEVVVLNEKELDSWVKIEKHGTHWLKGFYLPQTIFDVDMIVQTCCLKTHSFGGHFTLSLKNSVGLVAKRLPGSIYDYMAELHISPYQRSMIAEINNYYSVDLILMDAMKAFVKGGPATGTMVEPGLILASNDRVALDAVGVAILRYYGTTNEVSKGKIFELSQINRAVKLGIGISSPEEIELIPLDDESQKLANKLKTIRKN; encoded by the coding sequence ATGGCTAAAAATGGTTATTCCAAAGTATTCTTGACTAAAGATACCAGCCGAATATCTGGAATCAAAAAGGTACTTCACTCATTTAAACTTGATAATTTTAAAGGGAAAAACGTGGCTTTAAAAGCCAATTTCAATAGTGCAGATCCCTTCCCTGCTTCAACCCATCCTGAGACACTGAAAAGTCTAATTGATTATCTGGAAAAATCAGGAGCTGAAAGTATCACCCTTCTCGAGCGCAGTGGCATGGGAAACACCCACGATATCCTAGAAAAAAGAGGTGTGTTTAAACTTTCACGTGAAATGGACTTTGAAGTGGTGGTTCTTAATGAAAAAGAGCTTGATAGCTGGGTCAAAATTGAAAAGCATGGAACACACTGGCTGAAGGGGTTCTACCTTCCCCAAACAATATTTGATGTAGACATGATTGTGCAAACTTGTTGCCTTAAAACTCATAGTTTTGGAGGTCATTTTACCCTTTCCCTTAAAAATTCTGTGGGTCTGGTTGCCAAAAGGTTGCCGGGAAGTATTTATGACTACATGGCGGAACTTCACATCTCACCTTACCAGCGTTCAATGATCGCAGAAATAAACAATTATTATTCTGTTGACCTGATTTTGATGGACGCTATGAAAGCATTTGTTAAGGGAGGTCCTGCCACCGGAACCATGGTCGAACCGGGGCTTATTTTAGCATCTAATGACCGGGTTGCCCTTGATGCGGTGGGAGTGGCAATTCTCCGTTATTATGGGACTACAAATGAAGTTTCTAAAGGTAAAATCTTCGAATTGAGCCAGATCAACCGGGCGGTGAAACTGGGAATTGGTATTTCATCTCCCGAAGAAATCGAATTGATCCCACTGGATGATGAAAGTCAAAAATTAGCAAATAAACTGAAAACAATTCGCAAAAATTAA
- a CDS encoding MBL fold metallo-hydrolase, giving the protein MADAFATITQRRMTGGFRIDGIDGKNLHLDPGPGALVRSYQFGVNPLKLHGILVSHSHTDHYSDAEVLIEAMTRGMTRNRGLVIGSQSVINGYKQWGPCISHYHLSKPRVEVLEAGAKLEIDDLRITATPTRHGDPKNIGFRMEWDGFTLSYTSDTSYFKELHQHHQNADVLIASVIRPGNEKIRGHLCADEFQLLVEETSPKLAIMTHLGMKLITDHPVEEANKISKETGVKTIAARDGMVIDLDNFRSKQETLDKY; this is encoded by the coding sequence GTGGCGGACGCTTTCGCCACTATAACTCAGCGCAGGATGACCGGCGGATTTAGAATCGACGGTATTGATGGTAAAAACCTGCACCTGGATCCGGGTCCTGGGGCTCTGGTAAGAAGTTACCAGTTCGGTGTGAACCCCCTTAAACTCCACGGAATCCTGGTATCACACTCCCACACCGACCACTATAGCGATGCTGAGGTCTTAATTGAAGCCATGACCCGGGGCATGACCAGGAACCGGGGACTGGTAATTGGTAGTCAAAGTGTTATTAATGGATACAAACAATGGGGACCATGCATATCCCATTATCACCTTTCTAAACCACGGGTGGAAGTTTTAGAAGCGGGTGCAAAGTTAGAGATAGATGATCTGAGAATCACTGCCACGCCCACCAGACATGGTGACCCTAAAAACATTGGTTTTCGCATGGAATGGGATGGATTCACTCTATCCTACACATCAGACACTTCCTACTTTAAAGAACTTCATCAGCACCACCAGAATGCAGATGTGCTTATTGCCAGTGTGATCAGACCTGGAAATGAGAAGATCCGCGGTCATCTGTGTGCTGATGAATTCCAGTTGTTGGTGGAGGAGACTTCCCCCAAATTGGCCATTATGACCCACCTAGGAATGAAACTCATCACTGACCACCCTGTAGAAGAAGCCAATAAAATCAGCAAAGAAACTGGTGTTAAAACCATTGCTGCCAGGGATGGGATGGTTATAGATCTGGATAATTTCCGATCCAAACAGGAGACACTGGATAAATATTAA